The following proteins are co-located in the Haloarcula marismortui ATCC 43049 genome:
- a CDS encoding DUF7096 domain-containing protein: protein MRPLPAVGVILLMVVSVAAPVTGFAPPAQTAGGSDQLPQVTPVDNTTNHLAIPASDVRSTTYNRSSIDVGVAVAAGSSDLRSDYATTTFERQFFQQDSETARDRLVDETLTDIESQRTSLEQRNEAAIQQYANGVITATEFLRQLALIDAESRQLATQLDRIRATAGTAPDYSLSPAQRFRLENNRGVLKTYRGPISQRISAETAGETEPNAVYVEASLEGYMLSTVSDGQYTRETYLGQDREQTAVDQFAQTNDSLGAVNTRAENLYPWLYSEQYPSVQTYGRSAIYQIQADHPNGRLTAYLDGGTANVFYETQTLDLTTVDRSEVATNVNQSVRVRVQQSFESGPLLVTVIDNSTGSTDDATVKINGKRIGTTGTDGALWTVEPRGEYTVTAITQDGDRVRVPVSGSV, encoded by the coding sequence ATGCGTCCCCTCCCCGCAGTCGGTGTAATCCTCCTCATGGTCGTTTCCGTGGCTGCCCCGGTGACCGGGTTCGCTCCGCCGGCCCAGACCGCTGGGGGCAGCGACCAGTTACCACAGGTCACGCCCGTCGACAACACGACGAACCATCTCGCCATCCCGGCCAGTGACGTCAGGTCAACGACGTACAACCGGTCCTCGATCGATGTCGGCGTCGCGGTTGCGGCCGGCTCCAGTGACCTTCGGAGCGATTACGCGACGACGACCTTTGAACGACAGTTCTTCCAGCAGGACAGCGAGACTGCCCGCGACCGCCTCGTCGACGAGACACTGACCGATATCGAAAGTCAGCGAACGAGTCTGGAACAACGGAACGAGGCCGCTATCCAACAATACGCCAATGGTGTAATCACCGCGACTGAGTTCCTGCGGCAGCTGGCATTGATCGACGCTGAGTCCCGCCAGTTGGCCACCCAACTTGACCGGATCCGGGCGACCGCTGGCACCGCACCGGACTACTCACTCTCACCGGCTCAGCGCTTCCGTCTGGAAAACAACAGGGGCGTGCTCAAGACGTATCGCGGCCCGATAAGCCAGCGTATCAGTGCTGAAACCGCCGGTGAGACTGAGCCGAATGCGGTGTACGTCGAAGCATCACTGGAGGGGTATATGCTGTCGACGGTCTCGGACGGCCAGTACACGCGCGAGACGTATCTCGGTCAGGACCGCGAACAGACGGCAGTCGACCAGTTCGCACAGACTAACGACTCCCTCGGTGCGGTCAACACGCGGGCGGAGAACCTCTATCCGTGGCTCTACAGCGAGCAGTACCCGTCCGTTCAGACGTACGGCCGGAGTGCTATCTACCAGATTCAGGCCGACCATCCGAACGGACGGCTGACCGCGTATCTCGACGGCGGCACGGCAAATGTTTTCTACGAAACCCAGACCCTCGACCTGACGACGGTCGACCGGTCGGAAGTGGCGACAAACGTGAATCAGTCAGTTCGCGTCCGAGTCCAGCAGTCCTTCGAGTCCGGACCATTGCTCGTCACAGTCATTGACAACAGTACGGGCTCTACGGACGATGCGACCGTCAAAATAAACGGTAAACGAATCGGCACGACCGGCACAGACGGCGCCCTCTGGACGGTCGAACCTCGTGGGGAGTACACGGTTACTGCTATCACACAGGACGGCGACCGGGTTCGAGTGCCTGTCAGTGGGTCGGTGTAG
- a CDS encoding AAA family ATPase, which produces MTVIGIVGLPGSGKSEAANVAAEMDVPVVTMGDVIREECRDRGLDPATDHGTVAKALREENGPAAIAERSLPMIEAELESNDTVLVDGIRSDVEVEAFETAFGDTFLLVEIDAPFELRAKRLDLRGRDTAAEDGGESLEDRDDRELGFGMGEAMELADVTIENTETLAAFQRTVRTLIRDGPEALNQ; this is translated from the coding sequence ATGACAGTTATCGGTATCGTCGGGCTGCCGGGCAGCGGGAAAAGCGAGGCAGCGAACGTCGCCGCCGAGATGGACGTACCGGTCGTGACGATGGGCGACGTCATCCGCGAAGAGTGCCGTGACCGCGGGCTCGACCCCGCAACGGACCACGGAACAGTCGCGAAGGCGCTTCGGGAAGAAAACGGCCCCGCCGCCATCGCCGAGCGCTCGCTACCGATGATCGAGGCGGAACTCGAATCGAACGATACCGTCCTCGTCGACGGCATCCGGTCGGACGTGGAAGTCGAGGCGTTCGAAACGGCGTTCGGCGACACATTCCTGCTCGTCGAGATAGACGCTCCGTTTGAACTGCGGGCCAAGCGGCTCGACCTTCGCGGACGGGACACCGCAGCGGAAGACGGTGGCGAGTCGCTCGAGGACCGCGACGATCGGGAACTCGGGTTCGGGATGGGCGAGGCCATGGAGCTGGCCGACGTGACTATCGAGAACACGGAGACGCTGGCCGCGTTCCAGCGGACCGTTCGCACACTGATTCGGGACGGCCCGGAGGCACTCAACCAATGA
- a CDS encoding polyprenyl synthetase family protein, whose protein sequence is MEYLERRRDRVEERLEAVLDSVEPEELADEVRHVALSGGKRVRPTVTVLVCEALGGEPADAVDFAVGIELVHNASLVIDDIIDESELRRGSPAAWEAFGHGPAIIASDGLLGEAFNLFSTDERAMQTVSESMVELGEGEAMELVAEPSNEKEYMELARRKTGALFRAAAELGAIAADSDPYTVEAVGQYAERVGVAFQMRDDVLDATADAETLGKPAGTDAEMERPSLVEVTELTTEEANERARAESDAALESLSTIDAPESQSMEYLRDLAEFVVVRER, encoded by the coding sequence ATGGAGTATCTCGAGCGCCGGCGCGACCGGGTCGAGGAGCGCTTGGAGGCGGTTCTCGACAGCGTGGAGCCGGAGGAACTCGCAGACGAAGTGCGCCACGTGGCGCTTTCTGGGGGGAAGCGAGTGCGGCCGACGGTGACAGTGCTGGTGTGTGAGGCGCTGGGTGGGGAGCCGGCCGATGCCGTCGATTTCGCAGTCGGCATCGAACTCGTCCACAACGCCTCGCTGGTCATCGACGACATCATCGACGAGTCAGAACTCCGCCGGGGGTCCCCGGCCGCTTGGGAGGCCTTCGGCCACGGCCCGGCCATCATCGCCTCCGATGGCCTACTCGGCGAAGCGTTCAATCTCTTTTCGACGGACGAGCGCGCCATGCAGACCGTCTCCGAGTCGATGGTCGAACTGGGCGAGGGCGAGGCGATGGAACTGGTCGCAGAGCCCTCCAACGAGAAGGAGTACATGGAACTGGCTCGCCGGAAAACCGGGGCGCTGTTCCGCGCTGCGGCAGAGCTGGGGGCGATTGCCGCTGACTCGGACCCGTACACGGTTGAGGCGGTCGGTCAGTACGCTGAACGGGTTGGCGTAGCCTTCCAGATGCGCGACGACGTACTCGATGCGACGGCCGACGCCGAAACCCTGGGCAAGCCGGCTGGGACCGACGCGGAGATGGAGCGACCGTCGCTGGTGGAAGTGACGGAGCTGACGACCGAGGAGGCAAACGAGCGAGCGCGGGCCGAGTCCGACGCCGCCCTCGAGTCGCTGTCGACCATCGACGCCCCGGAGTCCCAGTCGATGGAGTACCTGCGCGACCTCGCGGAGTTCGTCGTTGTCCGCGAACGGTGA
- a CDS encoding methyltransferase domain-containing protein, whose amino-acid sequence MGVLENKARARTFYKYLSKVYDQINPFIWDERMRDEAIAMLDLSPDDKVLDVGCGTGFATEGLLEHVDTVYGLDQSPHQLSKAFEKFGKFGDVRYHLGDAERLPFKDDSFDAVWSSGSIEYWPNPVDALAECRRLTKPGGKVLIVGPDYPNSTVFQKMADAIMLFYDEEEADRMFTKAGYEEFEHHIQQSRPGSPRAITTIAEVPE is encoded by the coding sequence ATGGGAGTCCTCGAGAACAAAGCCCGCGCGCGGACGTTCTACAAGTATCTCTCGAAGGTGTACGACCAGATCAACCCCTTCATCTGGGACGAACGGATGCGCGACGAGGCGATCGCAATGCTCGACCTTTCGCCCGACGACAAGGTCCTCGATGTCGGCTGTGGCACCGGCTTCGCCACTGAGGGGCTGCTCGAACACGTCGATACGGTGTACGGGCTCGACCAGAGCCCCCACCAGCTCTCGAAGGCTTTCGAGAAGTTCGGGAAATTCGGCGACGTACGCTACCACCTCGGTGACGCCGAACGACTCCCGTTCAAAGACGACAGTTTCGACGCGGTGTGGTCCTCGGGGTCAATCGAGTACTGGCCCAATCCCGTCGACGCGCTTGCTGAGTGTCGCCGACTGACCAAGCCCGGCGGCAAAGTCCTCATCGTCGGCCCCGACTATCCAAACTCGACTGTCTTCCAGAAGATGGCCGATGCTATCATGCTGTTTTACGACGAGGAGGAGGCTGACCGGATGTTCACCAAGGCCGGGTACGAGGAGTTCGAACATCACATTCAACAGTCCCGCCCGGGCAGTCCGCGTGCGATCACAACGATTGCAGAAGTGCCCGAATAA
- a CDS encoding F0F1 ATP synthase subunit C has translation MIETIALLVNAVLQEGTASAPAIPASAGAALAVGLAALGSGYAERGIGAAAVGAIAEDESMFGRGLILTVLPETLVILALVVVFVV, from the coding sequence ATGATCGAAACCATCGCACTCCTTGTCAACGCAGTACTGCAGGAAGGTACCGCCAGTGCTCCAGCTATTCCGGCTTCAGCCGGCGCAGCACTCGCAGTCGGACTCGCCGCGCTCGGTTCGGGGTATGCGGAACGTGGGATCGGGGCCGCCGCCGTCGGCGCAATCGCAGAAGACGAGAGCATGTTCGGCCGCGGGCTCATCCTGACAGTCCTGCCGGAAACGCTCGTCATTCTCGCGCTTGTCGTCGTCTTCGTCGTCTAA
- the ahaH gene encoding ATP synthase archaeal subunit H: protein MPRPEVLDRIQEAEQEADEIVEEAEQDREDRIAEAREEADEIRESAREEAEAAAEDRLESAREEIEAEREQIIEDGESARDDLEQQASEQIDEVVEYVTDLFEEAVHAQT from the coding sequence ATGCCACGGCCAGAAGTTCTTGACAGGATACAGGAGGCCGAGCAGGAGGCCGACGAGATCGTCGAAGAGGCCGAACAAGACCGCGAAGACCGCATCGCGGAGGCTCGCGAGGAGGCCGACGAGATACGCGAATCCGCGCGGGAAGAGGCCGAGGCGGCTGCCGAGGACCGTCTTGAATCGGCTCGCGAAGAGATCGAGGCCGAACGCGAGCAAATCATCGAAGACGGTGAGAGCGCTCGCGACGACCTCGAACAGCAGGCAAGTGAACAGATCGACGAGGTAGTCGAATACGTCACAGACCTGTTTGAGGAGGCGGTGCATGCTCAGACCTGA
- a CDS encoding helix-turn-helix transcriptional regulator: MTPRVSGALLLLVLFALLATPPLATAAATDDIPAQQTTGTPAPVAENTTFALQIQSNGDAKWTITDTYALEETETEWFRDTGEQFAEEDGEGVWLPAFREAKDEASTVTGREMEITDVERRYEVSDRKGQLILEFTWTNFAVVTDENIVVGDAFNSTDGTWFGTLTADQRFVISPPSGYGVESAPSAVDDGKLVFEGQRTFEPGYLSVVYTGEQPDTRTPTEAPESIFSGIGSAWIGGVILMVLLVGAVGYMFKTGYTDALPSVGAENDDGDDSTGTAARASDTGTSDDVDVELLSDEERVERLLEENGGRMKQARIVSETGWSNAKVSQLLSSMDEEGRIDKLRIGRENLISFPNEDITDFDE, encoded by the coding sequence ATGACCCCGCGGGTTTCAGGTGCCCTCCTCCTCCTTGTCCTGTTTGCCCTGTTGGCGACCCCGCCGCTTGCGACAGCGGCAGCGACGGATGATATTCCCGCCCAACAGACGACCGGGACACCGGCACCGGTCGCGGAGAACACGACGTTCGCCCTCCAGATACAGTCAAACGGCGACGCCAAGTGGACGATAACGGACACCTATGCGCTTGAGGAGACTGAGACTGAGTGGTTTAGAGACACCGGTGAGCAGTTCGCGGAGGAGGACGGCGAGGGAGTGTGGCTGCCGGCGTTCCGGGAGGCTAAAGACGAGGCCAGTACGGTTACCGGTCGCGAGATGGAGATCACCGATGTCGAACGTCGGTACGAGGTGTCAGACCGAAAGGGACAGCTGATTCTCGAATTCACGTGGACGAACTTCGCGGTCGTCACCGACGAGAACATCGTCGTCGGGGACGCGTTCAATTCCACGGACGGCACGTGGTTTGGGACACTGACCGCCGACCAGCGATTCGTCATCTCACCACCGTCCGGATACGGGGTCGAAAGCGCCCCGAGCGCCGTCGACGACGGAAAGCTAGTTTTCGAGGGGCAACGGACGTTCGAGCCAGGGTACCTGTCCGTTGTGTACACTGGGGAACAACCGGATACTCGAACGCCAACGGAGGCCCCGGAGTCGATCTTCAGCGGCATCGGTTCGGCCTGGATCGGCGGGGTCATACTGATGGTGCTGCTCGTCGGGGCCGTCGGTTACATGTTCAAAACGGGGTACACTGACGCACTACCATCGGTTGGAGCCGAGAACGACGACGGAGACGACAGCACCGGGACGGCAGCGCGAGCGAGCGATACCGGAACCTCGGATGATGTCGATGTCGAACTCCTGAGCGACGAGGAACGCGTTGAGCGGCTCCTCGAAGAGAACGGCGGACGGATGAAACAGGCCCGTATCGTCTCTGAGACCGGCTGGTCGAACGCGAAGGTGTCGCAGTTACTCTCATCGATGGACGAAGAGGGCCGCATCGACAAGCTCCGTATCGGTCGGGAGAACCTCATTTCGTTCCCGAATGAGGACATCACCGACTTCGACGAGTAA
- a CDS encoding electron transfer flavoprotein subunit beta/FixA family protein — translation MKILVTVKEVAAVDDEFEIDGLAIDDRYVTADLNEWDEYAVEAAVQIKEAHDDVEVVTVTVGPSETDETIRQALAKGADRAIRVWDDALADAGLLDPETKAEVLAAVAAEEDPNLVLTGVQSADDGFGATGVTLADKLDMEWGAVVNDLDLDLEAGVASVHRELEGGVEELTDIEIPAVLTIQTGINDPRYASLRGIRQAQSKELAEHGLADIGLDASEIESPLEQTSLYEPETEGEATVFEGSPEETATELAELLAEKGVTS, via the coding sequence ATGAAAATCCTTGTCACGGTAAAGGAGGTGGCGGCCGTCGACGACGAGTTCGAAATCGACGGACTCGCTATCGACGACCGGTACGTCACAGCCGACCTCAACGAGTGGGACGAGTACGCTGTCGAAGCGGCCGTCCAAATAAAGGAGGCCCACGACGATGTCGAGGTCGTCACTGTCACCGTCGGCCCGTCCGAGACGGATGAGACAATCCGGCAGGCACTGGCAAAAGGGGCCGACCGTGCGATCCGTGTCTGGGACGACGCACTCGCCGACGCCGGCCTGCTGGACCCCGAGACGAAGGCCGAAGTACTGGCCGCCGTCGCTGCCGAGGAAGACCCCAATCTGGTGCTGACCGGTGTCCAGTCAGCCGACGACGGGTTCGGGGCGACCGGTGTCACGCTGGCCGATAAGCTCGACATGGAGTGGGGCGCTGTCGTCAACGATCTTGACCTCGATCTGGAGGCGGGTGTTGCCAGCGTCCACCGGGAACTGGAAGGCGGCGTCGAGGAACTCACCGACATCGAGATTCCGGCCGTACTGACGATACAGACCGGGATCAACGACCCACGCTACGCGAGTCTTCGGGGCATCCGGCAGGCCCAGAGTAAGGAGCTCGCGGAGCACGGCCTAGCAGATATTGGCCTCGACGCGTCCGAAATCGAAAGCCCGCTCGAACAGACCTCGCTGTACGAGCCTGAAACTGAGGGCGAGGCGACAGTGTTCGAGGGGAGTCCCGAAGAGACGGCGACCGAGTTGGCTGAACTGCTCGCGGAGAAGGGGGTGACCAGCTAA
- a CDS encoding RNA-binding domain-containing protein has translation MSAVYSVDIRIEAPVNDTEVTDRVADAVRNLFPEADPTHQQGALVAEVHTMDGFSELLHRREILDTARSVFFDNLEGDTFAFDVKKQAAFEGRINFAVGDPSELGDIHVNVTVTEPTAEEYIDYVAPPTEDGQPVYDEDT, from the coding sequence ATGAGCGCCGTCTACTCCGTCGACATCCGAATCGAAGCCCCCGTCAACGACACCGAAGTAACCGACCGGGTCGCGGATGCAGTTCGAAATCTCTTCCCGGAGGCCGACCCGACCCACCAGCAGGGCGCACTCGTTGCGGAGGTGCACACGATGGACGGATTCTCCGAGCTGCTCCACCGGCGGGAGATCCTAGATACGGCCCGGTCAGTCTTCTTCGACAACCTAGAGGGTGACACCTTCGCGTTCGATGTCAAAAAGCAAGCAGCGTTCGAGGGGCGAATCAACTTCGCGGTCGGTGACCCCTCGGAACTGGGCGACATCCACGTGAACGTGACCGTCACCGAACCGACGGCCGAGGAGTACATCGACTACGTCGCGCCGCCAACTGAGGACGGCCAGCCGGTCTACGACGAGGACACATGA
- a CDS encoding V-type ATP synthase subunit I, translating to MLRPEKMCRVSVTGSKRAMEQTIEAVHDLDMLHVTEYDGSWDGFEPGNSLTGTNEVSDKLVTVRSLQSILDVSEEDAGPTRVVTDEAIEEQLDEVRTAVNELDDRRDDIRDELNELRLDHAGFLLAAEEKLAIEAQKGEAPLTFATTENAFIAEGWIPNERYEAFERALSSTVGDAVDIDRIEIAEYNSEGHAESHEEVEREGGNGGEPVGSSVDAPEPESESQPQETVADGGVITMGDDAPPVIQDNPSGVRPFEDLVEVVNRPKYGEFDPTVAFFLTFPAFFGFMIGDLGYGLLYLALGYGLYSKVDSDVLKSLGGVGMWAGGFTALFGVLYGEFFGLHQLGEIVWGGSPPMHKGLQPTYSGYALAWLTMSLLAGTVHLAAGWIFDFVENLNHSLWDAITESGSWLLMLFGLWAWVFSGANGAAPDFLYTAEAGVFAGNPYAWGFTGLPAINLFTIPGLGAPFSAWLILFFAGLVLLALADPIEVVEFLNVLVNVLSYTRLAAVLLAKAGMAFVVNLLFFGAYSHHGEFHFLIGHGPEWAVAEYGAEAIMFPGLVHSGIAGALVGVLILVIGHLLVLVLGITSAGLQGVRLEYVEFFGKFFEGGGKRYNPFGYERNYTTED from the coding sequence ATGCTCAGACCTGAGAAGATGTGCCGCGTCTCGGTGACGGGGTCGAAACGCGCGATGGAGCAGACTATTGAGGCCGTCCACGACCTCGATATGCTCCACGTCACCGAGTATGATGGCTCCTGGGACGGATTCGAACCGGGGAACTCGCTTACCGGAACCAACGAGGTTTCGGACAAGCTCGTCACGGTTCGCTCGCTACAGTCCATTCTGGACGTCAGTGAGGAGGACGCCGGCCCAACCCGAGTTGTCACCGACGAGGCGATCGAGGAGCAACTCGACGAGGTTCGGACAGCGGTCAACGAACTCGACGACCGGCGTGACGATATCCGGGACGAACTCAACGAACTCCGCCTCGACCACGCCGGGTTCCTGCTCGCCGCCGAGGAGAAACTGGCTATCGAGGCCCAGAAGGGTGAAGCGCCACTCACCTTCGCAACGACGGAAAACGCCTTCATCGCTGAGGGCTGGATTCCGAACGAGCGCTACGAGGCGTTCGAGCGGGCCCTTTCGAGTACTGTCGGCGATGCTGTCGACATCGACCGAATCGAGATTGCCGAGTACAATAGTGAGGGGCACGCGGAGTCTCACGAAGAAGTCGAGCGCGAGGGCGGCAACGGCGGCGAACCCGTCGGCAGTTCCGTCGACGCTCCTGAGCCGGAGAGCGAGAGCCAACCGCAGGAGACCGTCGCTGACGGCGGTGTCATCACGATGGGTGACGACGCGCCGCCGGTTATTCAGGACAATCCGAGCGGTGTCCGGCCCTTCGAAGATCTCGTCGAGGTCGTCAACCGACCGAAGTACGGCGAGTTTGACCCGACAGTCGCCTTCTTCCTGACGTTCCCGGCCTTCTTCGGGTTCATGATCGGTGACCTCGGCTACGGGCTGTTGTATCTGGCGCTGGGCTATGGGCTGTACTCGAAGGTCGACAGTGACGTGTTGAAGAGCCTCGGTGGCGTCGGTATGTGGGCTGGTGGGTTCACCGCGCTGTTCGGTGTGCTGTACGGCGAATTCTTCGGGCTTCACCAGCTTGGGGAAATTGTCTGGGGTGGCAGTCCGCCGATGCACAAGGGCCTCCAGCCGACCTACTCCGGCTACGCGCTGGCCTGGCTGACGATGAGCCTGCTCGCCGGGACGGTTCACCTCGCTGCGGGTTGGATCTTCGACTTCGTCGAGAACCTGAATCACAGCCTCTGGGACGCGATCACCGAGAGCGGGTCCTGGCTGCTGATGCTATTCGGCCTCTGGGCGTGGGTGTTCTCCGGCGCGAACGGCGCAGCACCTGACTTCCTCTACACCGCCGAGGCAGGAGTCTTCGCCGGGAACCCGTACGCGTGGGGCTTCACGGGACTGCCAGCGATAAACCTCTTCACGATTCCGGGACTGGGCGCGCCGTTCTCGGCGTGGCTCATCCTCTTCTTCGCTGGTCTCGTTTTGCTGGCGCTTGCCGACCCCATTGAGGTCGTCGAGTTCCTCAACGTGCTCGTGAACGTTCTGTCGTACACACGACTGGCCGCTGTACTGCTGGCCAAGGCAGGGATGGCCTTCGTGGTCAACCTGCTGTTCTTTGGCGCCTACTCACACCATGGGGAATTCCACTTCCTCATCGGGCACGGGCCCGAATGGGCGGTCGCCGAATACGGCGCGGAAGCGATCATGTTCCCCGGGCTCGTTCACTCTGGTATCGCCGGCGCGCTGGTCGGTGTTCTCATCCTCGTGATCGGTCACCTGCTCGTGCTGGTGCTCGGTATCACCAGCGCCGGACTGCAGGGCGTCCGACTTGAGTACGTGGAGTTCTTCGGCAAGTTCTTCGAAGGCGGCGGGAAGCGGTACAACCCGTTCGGCTACGAACGCAACTACACGACTGAGGACTGA
- a CDS encoding V-type ATP synthase subunit E has translation MSLQTVVEDIRDEARARAQEISDAADERAEEIIADAEADADQIREEREAEVERTIEQEREQRLSSAKLEAKQARLNARRDILEDVHGDVEDALAALEGDRREELTRALLDAAVDEFDDSDELSVYGRASDQSLLEDVLDDYDGATYAGERDCLGGVVVESNESRVRVNNTFDSILEDVWEDNLKAISDRLFEDQ, from the coding sequence ATGAGCCTTCAAACAGTCGTAGAGGATATCCGCGACGAGGCCCGCGCGCGTGCTCAGGAGATTAGCGACGCGGCCGACGAACGTGCCGAGGAGATTATCGCCGACGCCGAGGCTGACGCCGACCAGATCCGCGAGGAACGCGAGGCTGAGGTCGAGCGGACCATCGAGCAGGAGCGAGAGCAGCGACTCTCCTCTGCGAAGCTCGAGGCCAAACAGGCTCGACTCAACGCCCGGCGTGACATCCTCGAAGACGTTCACGGCGACGTCGAGGACGCGCTTGCGGCCCTCGAAGGGGACAGACGAGAGGAACTGACACGCGCACTGCTTGACGCCGCTGTCGATGAATTCGACGACAGCGACGAGCTGTCGGTGTATGGCCGTGCGTCGGACCAGTCGCTTCTCGAGGATGTACTCGATGACTACGACGGCGCGACGTACGCCGGTGAGCGGGATTGCCTCGGCGGCGTCGTCGTCGAGAGCAACGAGTCACGAGTCCGTGTGAACAACACGTTCGATTCCATTCTTGAGGACGTCTGGGAGGACAACCTGAAAGCAATCAGCGACCGCCTGTTCGAAGACCAATGA
- a CDS encoding HAD family hydrolase — MTTTICFDLDDTVVHYPEPYKNIVRRAIEAHGIEYTDELRAVSKEAFYTVFEALEPDPYRQSMAAVVEAAGADTDLDALVETLRETEFASTTVPDAARDSLTALAADNQLAIVTNGIRERQVAKLDHHGLTDLFDLFVASYEVGAHKPDSAPFDRVREELPADEYVMVGNEYETDVEGARNAGFVPIHYESGDDGGPDLWDSIDALV, encoded by the coding sequence ATGACGACGACCATCTGTTTTGACCTCGATGACACGGTCGTCCACTATCCGGAGCCGTACAAGAACATCGTCCGAAGAGCAATCGAGGCCCACGGTATCGAGTACACGGACGAGCTCCGGGCCGTTAGCAAGGAGGCGTTCTACACGGTCTTCGAGGCGCTGGAGCCGGACCCGTACCGCCAGTCGATGGCCGCCGTCGTGGAGGCGGCCGGGGCCGACACAGACCTCGACGCGCTGGTCGAGACACTCAGGGAGACCGAGTTCGCATCGACGACCGTCCCCGACGCAGCCCGGGACAGCCTGACCGCACTTGCCGCTGACAATCAGCTCGCGATTGTCACCAACGGTATCCGGGAGCGGCAGGTCGCCAAGCTCGACCATCACGGGCTGACCGACCTGTTCGACCTCTTTGTCGCCTCCTACGAGGTCGGCGCACACAAGCCCGACAGCGCACCGTTCGACCGGGTCCGAGAGGAGCTGCCGGCCGACGAGTACGTGATGGTCGGCAACGAGTACGAAACCGATGTCGAGGGCGCACGCAACGCGGGCTTCGTGCCGATTCACTACGAGTCGGGCGATGACGGCGGGCCGGACCTCTGGGATTCTATCGACGCGCTGGTATAG
- a CDS encoding electron transfer flavoprotein subunit alpha/FixB family protein, with the protein MSVLAIAEHRRGELRPVSLEQLAAGRDLADKLGGELHTAVIGGDVEAFGAELNREGVDTVHTVDIGEEFNHDVYTQVVTQLTTELDPTVLLMPNSVNGLDYAPAVANRLDRPLVTDVVDIDAEDGLTATRELYGSKAETTIDVHADQAAVTIRPAEWPTIETDGDAAIEAFDATIDESAVRSTVKGFEEVGGGDIDITDADVLVSVGRGIEEEENLDIIHDLAEALDATVSGSRPLIDNGWLAKDRQVGQSGKVVTPDVYIAIGISGAVQHVAGMKGSDTIVAINTDPNAPIFDIADYGIQDDLFEVVPALIEQFQ; encoded by the coding sequence ATGTCAGTCCTCGCTATCGCCGAACACCGGCGCGGGGAGCTCCGACCAGTGAGCTTGGAACAGTTAGCAGCCGGTCGCGATCTCGCCGACAAACTCGGTGGCGAGCTACACACCGCCGTCATCGGCGGCGATGTCGAAGCGTTCGGGGCGGAGTTGAACCGTGAGGGCGTCGACACCGTCCACACTGTCGACATCGGCGAGGAGTTCAACCACGACGTGTACACGCAGGTTGTCACCCAGTTGACCACGGAGCTGGACCCGACCGTCCTCCTGATGCCCAACAGCGTCAACGGCCTCGATTACGCGCCGGCAGTCGCCAACCGGCTGGACCGACCGCTCGTAACCGACGTGGTCGACATCGACGCCGAGGACGGCCTCACCGCTACCAGAGAGCTGTACGGCTCGAAAGCCGAGACGACGATTGATGTCCACGCCGATCAGGCGGCCGTGACCATCCGCCCGGCCGAATGGCCGACAATTGAAACGGACGGCGACGCCGCAATCGAGGCGTTCGACGCGACCATCGACGAGAGCGCCGTCAGGTCCACGGTAAAGGGCTTTGAGGAGGTCGGCGGTGGCGATATCGACATCACCGACGCCGACGTGCTGGTGTCTGTCGGCCGCGGGATCGAGGAAGAGGAGAATCTGGATATCATCCACGACCTCGCTGAGGCGCTGGACGCGACGGTGTCGGGTTCGCGGCCGCTCATCGATAACGGCTGGCTGGCGAAGGACCGCCAGGTCGGCCAGAGCGGGAAGGTCGTCACCCCAGACGTGTACATCGCCATCGGCATCTCCGGGGCCGTCCAGCACGTCGCCGGGATGAAGGGCTCGGATACGATTGTCGCCATCAACACCGACCCGAACGCGCCGATCTTCGATATCGCCGACTACGGCATCCAGGACGACCTATTCGAGGTCGTCCCGGCACTCATCGAGCAGTTCCAGTAG